The segment ATCCAGTCATTAGTCTGAGCAATTAGTTCATGGGAGTAAACAATGTCTTCTGAAGTGTGGAGTTGCAGAGCTAGGCAGAACCTGGCAGGTCAACAACAGGGTACCTGAGCCAGAGGAGGTGGTGGGAAAGCCTGGGGCACTCCCAGATTTCCCTGTAAGGGATGGGGGTGATGGGGTGACCTTGTTTTGGGCCCTATGCCAACAACATgctcctcttcccctctctcctctctctccatgcATCATCACTGGACTCCAAAAACAACAGAGGATTCCAAGAGTGTGGATTTTTAATCTTGAGGGGAGAGGGCATGAAATGAAGGGAGGAGAGAACTCAGGGATGCAGAAGGAAGCTGTCAGTGGGCAGACCAACTAGGGCTCGGGAGCAGGTTATGTGGGAAGTTGTCCAGGTGATTTCACAATGAAGACCCTCTTCCCCCAAGAACCCTTCTTCAGTATTCATCTCAGTTCTCCGAGTTCTTGGGTTTATTTCAACTCCTCCACTGAGCACTTGGTCCTTTGCTGCCAGATACTGCTTCACAATTTCAGTCTTATGTGAGTTTCCTTAGTTAGTCCTCCCAGTCTTCCATCGGCTTGTTACTTAGACCTCTAGCACTTATTTCATTCTCCCTTGTAGTCTAGCTGGTTGTTTGTATGTCTGTTTTCCCATTCACCAGAAAACTGCTTGAGAGTGGGGACCCTGTCTTATGCATCTCTCTTCCCAAGTATTCAATCAAGGTGCTTTAATATGATGAAGACTCCTTGGGAGAAACAAATGCATTTATATCACTTTGTGTCCCCACAGTACTGCAGAGTTTTCCATGCACATAGTAGGGATTAGCAAATTCTTTGTAATTTTAAGAAGTCTAACAGAAAATATTacaatttacaacacagaatttctATATTGTATAGAATATATTCTACATCTCTATCTTTTGCAAACTCATTCATGTCATCCCAATGGGACCAGAGATCTTGGGGCTTCCTTTCAGCTAACAATGATAGGAGAGAAgcaggaagaaatggaaagagtaaTTCAGCTGCCTGGAAAGAGCCACAGATATGGTCCTGCAAGTGTCACAGCTGCAGACTCTCCAAAGTTGTCTCATGGACTTTTTAGGCAATGTGAAACATTTATGGGACAGGCTTTGTCAGGCAATCACACTTAACAGAGCATTGGCCTTGCCCAATGGGAGGCACTCAGGGCTCCCTAGTAGGGGATTCACATCTCAAACATTGCTCAGCCCAAGAAACCAGCTGAAGCCATTGACAACTCACCTGATCTGTAAGCCCTAGGACCAGCTCCAGCCTTCAGGCAAATGCTTTGAACTTGTACTAGGACAGGCACAAAATTTCAAGTGTGGCCAGGTcatgtgtttgtttgtttctcctggTGAGTCTGGGAATCAACTGTGCATTTACTATAATGGGAACAAAAATATTCAGATTACACAACAAGTATCCAAGTAACCATGTTGATGGTAACGTATGTGTGGACGATGAATCCCCAGTGTCTTTTTTTGACCAAGTCCCCCACCCTCGTCCAGCAGGGATTGTTGGGGAGGGTTAATGATCTCtggagaagaaagagacaaaggTTCTCAATGCCAGGCAGAGAAGTAAGATTTATTAGGATTGGCTTCCTAATAAAACAGGAAATAGATACAGACTGTTCCTCAGACCTTCAGGGAGTTTCAGCCTGCTCCTGATCCATAAGATAACTGAATGTGCCTCTGCTGGGGCTCCCACAAGCTCCTTCTTTCCACCTGCTTCTGGAGTCTTACTTTCCCTGTTCAGAAGACCCTTCCATCCTTGCCACCTACTGAAATCTTTGGAGATACTACTCTTCCTCAAGGTCTTCTTTTCCCCTGGTCACAACTAATTGCTCCCTCCATGCACTCCTATTGCCCTCTGTACCTCTTTCAGATCCAGACTCATTATGTGTGATGATGCCTTGTATACAGATATCTGTGTGTCCTTAGCACCATGGGGACACCCTGTGCAACAGAAAACACTTGCCTTTAGGGAATTTCCAGTCAAAGAGGCACATTTGCGCACTCATGCACATCCACAAATGCACAGAAAAACAATACTAGTGGGATAAGTACTGGAAATTTGGTGGAATACTATTATCAAGTAATTTTGGgattactttatatatataaaatattttatacatatatggtTTTGTGTTGTTAATTAGAGCGGCCTTTGAGTAGAAAGGACATTCACACCTGGTTTTGAGACAGGAGGGGCTATCTTTGGCCTAAAAAGAGTCAACCCAACCCTGACTCCTGGCGCATACTCAAAAGAGTagactgggggagggtatagctcagtggtagagtgcatgtttatcatgtacaaggtcctgggttcaatccccagtactttcattataaataaataaataaataaactcaattacCTCCCGCTTCTCAAAActatctccagtacttccatcataaaccaacaaaccaaccaaccaacctaatccccctcccccttcccaaaacaaaacaagagagtAGACAAAGTGTCAGCATACTTGAGTCCTCTCCAACTACCTGGTGATGATTTCCGCTCTCAGGAATGGAAATCACTTGCCACCTAAAAGCCTGTAGgtgcatgaaaaagaatgaatatgCTGGTGAACTGTTATTTGCAAGAAACAGGAGCACAAACAAAAGGCATCTGTAATCTGGAGGAAGAAACCTGAATGGGAATTCCTCAGGCTTACAGGAAGCCACTTGTGAGTCTGGTTCTCCAACTTCCTTAGCTCTTCCCAGCGTTGCCTCAGCCTAACCCCCTCGGTCTGGCTACTTGACACAGTGCAATGATCCAGGACCAAGGAGAGTCAGGTACAGGGTTAAATTCAATACCTGAAGGCACTCCCAGCCCCATCAGTGGTGAAGTGCCCCCGCTGAGTTGCCCGGCAACTAACTGCTACTGCGGGGGCGGAAGATGGGTGGGATGATGATTGAAAAGTACCTGGATCAAGAACACGGGAAAACATGGAGTGGGATGGgtctcttttaaaatatacatcatCTTCCAAATTGTAGCTGCGTTTCCGGGAACTGAGTTGTGTTTTTACCTTGGTTTCCGACTATGTTAGCAACGGGTTTTCTACAAAGAGCAGgcgcttctccacatcctcacccctcctgccctccccattGCATCCAGTAGCCATCTTCCCAGCTCCAGAGGCGTCCCAGAGTAAACTCGGGGTACTGCCCCTTTAAACGTGACTAATGGAGGCTGACGGGGCTAAACCTGACGTGGAACCGAGAGTAAGCGGCGTCAGACACGTGGTACAAGGAAGCATTCATCTTGGAACCGGGCAGGGAGTTTTTCCGCTTTGGGCTGTACATCTTTAATATGACCTTAGGAAAGTATCCGCTTCTGTTCGTCCTTTGAAAATTGTGCTCCCAATCCCCTCGTGATGACTCAACTCTCGTATAAACGATATAGCGTAAAATCATACTTATGTTTCCATTCTTATGCCCATACTAAAAATGGCCGCCACTTTCCATAAGGATAGTTGCCTTGCGAACAAGATCCGGGCGGAAACAGTGGGTAGGCAGATGCAGTGGGGCAGAGCCAAGGTTGCTTTATAGAAGCTTGCGGGACAAACGAGGACGGCTCAGATCAGAGTTGCTGTGTTTTGCTCAGGCTACTGTGGGAAGACCCAGCCTGTGGGAAGCGGCCGCTCCTTACTGCTGGGGGCTCAGGGCTTCTGCCTGGCTTACCCGTTAGCCAAGGAGACAGCAGAACGGGTCCCCTAGCCGGTCACCATGTGGGCCTTCCCGGAGTTGCCGATGCCGCTGTTGGTGAATTTGATCGGCTCGCTTCTGGGGTTTGTGGCCACACTCACCCTCATTCCTGCCTTCCGTGGCCACTTCATCGCCGCGCGCCTCTGCGGTCAGGACCTCAACAAAACCAGCCGGCAGCAAATGTGAGGGGACTGCGCTCTGGTCTGGGGCCGggggcaggagctggggaagggTTGGGCAGGGGCGAGGACTGGAGCGCTTGACTGCGCGCTGAGGGAGATGGAGCGCTAACCTAGCAGCTAGTCGGGGACTCTGGTGGGTGAAAGGCAGATCTGCTTAGCATTGGGGTAGGGATGTGGGCGGGAAGGTGGGACCCTTGGGAGTATCTGGGAATCCAGTAGTGGTGCCCTTCCCCGTCCCCAAGTTAGGTTACTGTACTGCTTGCACTAGTGTGTGACCACgccccctctcctcttccccctccaccCGGCTTGCTGCTGGGCCACAGCCCAGAGTCCCAGGGAGTGATCAGCGGTGCTGTTTTCCTTATCATCCTCTTCTGCTTcatccctttccctttcctgAACTGCTTTGTGGAGGAGCAGTGTAAAGCCTTCCCCCACCATGAAGTAAGTGGGTTAGTGAGGGCggctggctggggctgggagctGCGAGCTACCTGAGTTGAGGTTACTTGGGTTTGGAGGGAACGGCTGAGAACGAAGAAAAGACGGGAATTCTTGAAAGGTTAAGTGGAAGTAGGCTGGAGCTGTGACCTGCCGGAGCCTCCCCCAGTTTGTGGCCCTGATAGGTGCGCTCCTTGCCATCTGCTGCATGATTTTCCTGGGCTTCGCCGATGATGTCCTGAATCTGCGCTGGCGCCATAAGCTACTGCTGCCCACAGCTGCCTCACTACCTCTCCTCATGGTCTATTTCACCAACTTTGGCAACACAACTGTTGTGGTACCCAAGCCCTTCCGCCCAATTCTTGGTCTGCATCTGGACTTGGGTGAGTAGCCCTACCACTACCGCCCCTGTGGCCCCTACTCTGGGCACCCTTGCCCTGTGAGATACCCAGCAGAACATCCTTCCTAGTGCTCCACTTTCTCCTCCAAGTGTCTCTGGTCCGTGTGTCTCTTTAGATCCTTTTGTTGGCCCTTCATCCGATCCTTTATCTCACCATTTTCCTCAGAAGGATATCCTTAAATTCTCCATTCTACAGGTGGCACTACttcttttcttattgttttctccCCCCAGGGATCCTGTACTATGTCTACATGGGGCTGCTGGCAGTGTTTTGTACCAATGCCATCAATATTCTAGCAGGAATTAATGGCCTAGAGGCTGGCCAGTCACTAGTCATTTCTGCTTCCATCATCATCTTCAACCTGGTGGAGCTAGAAGGTAGGTGGGATTGGACTGGGGTAAGTATATAAGTCTGAGTGTTAATAAGGAAGTTGCCTGATAGCTGGCTTTGAGGAATtcagaaaaagagcaaaatgtGAGTAATTACAGAAGATAAAGGAAGTTATTTACTTTGCAAATAACAACTAAGATTTATTAaatgtgagaaagaaaaatagcaaccCTTATTTGTAAAGGGATTGGTACTAATAGGTAGGCCTTGGTCTTCTCCTATTGAACATAAATAATTTTGTAGAACCCCCAAATCAGGCAGGGTCACTCTGTGACCATGATAGACTAACTAAAAAACCAGACCTCTCTTTGGGCTAACATGAGTAATTGCTGCTTCCTTTGGATGACAACTCAAGTTCCTCCCGCTTCTTGGATAAAAATTAAGATGCTAaggggaggaaggtatagctcagtggtagagtacattcctagcatgcatgaggtcctgggttcaatccgcagtacctccattaaaataaataaataaagctaattacctctcccctaacaaaacaaaacaaagttattAAGATGCCCAATCATAGCATTACCCTTGCTGACAGCACCCAGTCACTCTGCCTCCCTGCATCCTCCCCAGAATTACTTAAAACAAATCCTATGACAAGTCTTTCTAACGCCTCCTTGCTGAGGCATCCCGTGGTTCCTCATGGTGTGTGGGTTCTCAAATCTCCCCTGTTACAAGTCAGTAAACCCAGCTTTGACTGTAGGCCTGTTTCTGGTGGTCTTTGGCTGATGGACTCCATAAGTACTTATTAAAGCTATGCactttaaaaatgtgctttcacttTAAAATTTGTAACAGCTCTATGTGGCAGGTGTTTTCATCATCCTTTTTTCAAaggtaggaaactgaggctcaagttAAACGTGTCATGatcaaagtcacacagttaggAAGTAAAGCTAGTATTCAAATCTAGATCTGAATGGTCTAAACCAAATGGAAGACAGTAACTAGTTTGGGAAGGGGTCATGAATGAGGTGAAATATTGAGAATTGCCTGGTAGTGAGTTCTTGAGACTTGGGAGAGGTGGACAATACAGTTTGGGACAGAACTTAGGGACAAACAAAAGTAGGACCACGATGTGCAGGGGAAATGGCTATCAactattccttctttctttttcccctgcttccaaAGGTGATTATCGGGATGATCATGTCTTTTCCCTCTACTTCATGATACCCTTTTTTTTCACCACTTTGGGATTGCTCTACCATAACTGGTAAGTAGGCCTGTGGACGGGGGACAGCTGTTTGAACATGTGGCAAGTATGGTCCTCATTGTGACCATCTCCCAATGGTGAAGCTGAACCTGTGCATCCCTGTACTGTTGTCTGGGTCTTCAGTTGGTAATATTCTTAAATTGCTCTCTACCCAGCAGTATCTGGGGGCAGGTGCTGTGGAGCCCCCAGGAATAGATGGACTCAGGGCCTTGAGTCCTGGAGAGTTGCTGGGAGAACTGGAATCTCCTCTGAACTAGAACTAGGGTCAGGGCTAGCCCAGTGCCCAGTGTGTGTGATATGAGAGAAAGGACTGGTAATGCCTCTTGCCACTGGCTCAGATCCTCTCCCCCACACAGGTACCCATCACGGGTGTTTGTGGGAGATACCTTCTGTTACTTTGCTGGCATGACCTTTGCCGTGGTGGGCATCTTGGGACACTTCAGCAAGACCATGCTACTCTTCTTCATGCCTCAGGTGTTCAACTTCCTCTACTCACTGCCTCAGCTCCTGCATATCATCCCCTGCCCTCGCCACCGTATTCCCAGGTAGCCGATTTGGGGCTTGAAAGGGGCATCATAGCTTTTTCACTTGGGACACTTAAAGCCAGCCTTACACATTCGCTGGGTAGAGGGAGTGGACCCAAGGAAGGGCTAACTCTTTCCATGTGGTTAGCCCTTTATAAATTACAGAGCACATTTATTTGCACGATCTCatttaatgttcacagcagctctgaTCACACAGAAGCAAGCAACAGAGCCAGAAATAGATCTCAAGGTGTTTGACTCCACATTCAGTGCTCTTCCTATTAATTAACCACAGTGAGGAGAGTTCTTTGAGTAGTGGCTCAGTCACATGAAGCTCTCTTCTCCTGCAGACTCAATACCAACACAGGCAAACTGGAGATGAGCTATTCCAAGTTCAAGACCAAGAGCCTCTCTTTCTTGGGCACCTTTATTCTAAAGGTAACAGGGTAACAAGGAGGTAAGGCTCTAGGCTACCATTCTGAATTCAGGGAATGGGGAACCTAGGCCTGCATCAGATCCAAGTGGAATGTGGAAGCATTAAGCAGATCACCATTCCTGGAGCATAGGTATTAGCTGAAGTTCTGTCCACTTCTGGTCCCTCCAGGTAGCAGAGAGCCTCCGGCTAGTGTCAGTGCGCCAGAGTGAGAATGAGGATGGTGCCTTCACTGAGTGTAACAACATGACACTCATCAACTTGCTACTTAAAGTCTTTGGGCCTATGCATGAGAGAAACCTCACCCTGTTCCTGCTGCTACTACAGGTGCAGTGCTGTTGGGAACAGGGTTTACACCTCCTTGCATCCCTTCATCTATGGTTCTGACTCTAGTTTGTTTCTCCTTGCAGGTCGTGGGCAGTGCTGTTACCTTCTCCATTCGGTACCAGCTTGTCCGACTCTTCTATGATGTCTGATCATTGCCCTTTGCTTCATAGTCTCCAAGGTTCCTGACTCAGGCCCACTGACCTCTTCTGGACCAAGACTGCCTCCTGGCCCAGGCTTCTCCCACCCTTCATTCTCCTCCTTTTGTCCTCAGCATTTACTGTCCCCTAGGATTATTACCATCCTGGGCCTTTCTTGCCCTCTAATGACTGTTGATTGGACTTTGCCTATGGCTTTTCTCAACTTGCCACTCTCCCTCTCCATCCCATCCTTGCAGCCTCCTAAGGTGGGCTACTGTAGCTTTTACGCAGGAACAACTCTGACACTCAAGGACTATGCTGGACCTGGGGACAGAAACCTGGCTAGGGATAGGGACACAGGTTCGAAGGTGATGACTTGACATTTGCCTATAAATTAAGAATTCTGATGATTAAGAACAGACTCAGGGGCCAGGTGCTCCCAGTGGTGACAATAAAGTGttgtcattttcttattgttgtttCTGCAGGTGTATTTCCTATATGGGCGGGTTGATTGAGTCATTTCCTCCAAGAGGATGCCTTGCTCTCTGCTCCATCCTTTTTCTTTCAGTACGTCAGGCCCCTTATAGCAGGAATTGAACAGGAAGAACTAAGACCAGACACAACATGTTGAATAAATATTGAAATCTTGCTTCTTGGGTGGCATAGAGGGCCATAAGATTGGCGTTACCTGGTCTCTGGTCTGGGGCCGAACTTACAAGGGGTCTCAT is part of the Vicugna pacos chromosome 33, VicPac4, whole genome shotgun sequence genome and harbors:
- the DPAGT1 gene encoding UDP-N-acetylglucosamine--dolichyl-phosphate N-acetylglucosaminephosphotransferase is translated as MWAFPELPMPLLVNLIGSLLGFVATLTLIPAFRGHFIAARLCGQDLNKTSRQQIPESQGVISGAVFLIILFCFIPFPFLNCFVEEQCKAFPHHEFVALIGALLAICCMIFLGFADDVLNLRWRHKLLLPTAASLPLLMVYFTNFGNTTVVVPKPFRPILGLHLDLGILYYVYMGLLAVFCTNAINILAGINGLEAGQSLVISASIIIFNLVELEGDYRDDHVFSLYFMIPFFFTTLGLLYHNWYPSRVFVGDTFCYFAGMTFAVVGILGHFSKTMLLFFMPQVFNFLYSLPQLLHIIPCPRHRIPRLNTNTGKLEMSYSKFKTKSLSFLGTFILKVAESLRLVSVRQSENEDGAFTECNNMTLINLLLKVFGPMHERNLTLFLLLLQVVGSAVTFSIRYQLVRLFYDV